GAACACGCCCAGACATGACCCCATCGTCCTATCCAAAGGGACAAAATTTGGCCAAACCGGAGGTCCGTTTGGGGACTCAAAAGAGCACTTTCGGTTTGTCTCACGCTTTCTTTGTAGCCCAGCCAGCCAACAAAGCCGGATAGGTACAAAAGGGCTCACTGCGGTTCGTCACCACTCTGCAGTCTGCAGTGCAGGTCCAAGACAGGGCAGGGAAGGAGGAGACGCGGCCGGCTGGCAGGTGCACCAGCACGCACCATgccttcctcctccgccgccgactCAGGCCACGGCGTCGCCACTGCCACCGCGCCGTCGAGGGACACGGCCGTCGAGGGCTTCGTCTCGTCCCTGCGCACCCAGGACGAGGTCGACGTGCTCTGCCAGAAGCACGGCGTACCCAAGGATCAGTACACCGCGCGCCCCGCCGGCGACCTGCGCGCGAACTCTACGCCGCCGCCGGGGTCCATCTGCGTGTATGCTCGCGCGCTGGAGGCCGGGCTGCGCTTCCCGCTGCACGGCTTCTTCCGCGAGGCGCTCGCCCACTTCGGCATCGCGCCGGCCCAGCTCACGCCCAACGGGTGGCGCGTCATGGAGGGGTTCGTGGCGCTCTGCCGCTCCGCCGGCGTGCGCCCGTCGCTCGCCGTGTTCCTGCGCTTCTTCTACCTGTCCGCCATCGACCGGAAGCGCAAGAAAGGGTGGTACTGTCTCGGACCCATGCGCGACAGCTCCAGCTTGCGCTTCACGGGGATGCCGGGCCGGGGGTCCAAAGCCATCATGGGCTGGAGACAcgacttcttcttcctctcgtcgCCGGAGCCGTGGCACTGCGCCGTGGAGTGGGGCGCGCCGTCCAAGGGCTCCTTCAGAAAGCCGGCGCTCACCGTTGAGGAAAACGAATCGATGGTGAAGCTGCTGAGTGCTCACGGTGGCGTCGCTGTTGATCTTAGGAACCTGCTCCCTGCTACGTGCCCGCGgctccggcgccgccgccgtctcTGGAACAGCAACCCCGCCGTCTCTGCCGCCGTGATAACCACAGCATCCCCGCCGCCGCCTTCTTCTTCAACTCGTACTACTTCCTGTTCCAAAGGTAACTGAATTTCTGAACATCGAAATCCCTGTGATTCCCCTGTTTCATCGAGCCCTGAAATTGCTGTCTTGTGCTTCTAGGCATGGATCCATCTGTCTATGAAATGATGAAGGTTCTGCTGGCGGAGAGGGCGGTCGCGCAAGCGTCGGCGTCGGCGAAGAAGAGGACTTGGGAGGAAGCCAACGGCGGGGAGAACGACGGACACTCACCGCCTCTTTCGGTGGTGTCCAGCGTGCACTCGCCACCGCCACAGCACTTCCTCAGCAGGCATGACGGATACACGGAGCTGCTGCAGGGAGCCGTCGCGCAGCAGCTGGAGCTGGAAGGGAAGCTGGTGGCCAGGGAGCGCGAGGCCGCGGCGCTGCGGGAGCtgttggaggaggcgaagaatgAGCTCGCCGCGGCAAAGAGAGCGGCGGACGCGGAGCGGGAGAAGGCCAAAGCCGAGCTCGCGGCGGTGGAGGGGGAGGTGGTGAAGACGAAGGCCGAGCTCTCCGCGTCTCTAGCGGAGGCTGCGCTCGCCGCGTCAAAGCAAGCGGCGGAGGCGGTGAAGACGAAGGCCGAGCTCGCCGCGGCTCGGGAGGAGGTGGTGAAGACGAAGGCCGAGCTCGCCGCGGCAAAGCGATCCGCGGAGGCGGAGTTGGTGCAGGCCAATGCCGTGCTCACTGCCGCGAGGCGCGCCGCGGAGACTGAGCTGGTGAGGGTGAAGGCCAAGCTTGCCGCGGTGGAGGCGGAGCTGGAGAGCGCCAAGGCGGCAGCGGTGCAGCAGCTCCTGGCCTCTGAGGAACAAGTGCGGCAGCGCGCGGAGGACGCGCTGGAGGGATACAAGCGCTGGCGAGGCCGTCACGCTCCGGCCGGCCGTGCTGCCTGAGTACGTACCTTGTCGATGGGTTTTTGGAATTTAAAACCTTCTATGCGCTCTGTTCATCGCTGGAGATCATAAACAAATCTTTGCCTGATCCACTCTATGCGCTCTGTTCCTCTATCCTGGAGATCCACTCTATTTTTAGTTGCCGCAGTTTCCTGATGTACATACAACATTGCAGATTATCTGAGCTCAAGCTCATACGGAGAACAGTAAAACCAAACAAATGattaaaaattcaaaaaaaaatctgaatTATTTTCACAAACATCGTCAAATATTTTGATTGCTTGTAAAGTTTCATCATGGAATGACATTCGTGAAATGCGTGGCGAACAAAACAAAATTGATGCTAAAAATTGTTATTTTCAAAAGCATTTTTGAGTCTTGATTTTTTTTTCATGAATGTCATTTTATGATGAAACTTTGCGAACATTCAGAACATTCTAAAAGTCTGCATACCGGCCTAACGTGAGCTCGGGCCGAGAAGGGCATTCTAAAATAACATTGGACGCGGTTTTTCCGAGCTCAAGCTCATAAGAGCTCAGCGAACAATAAAACCAAAAGAAtgataaaaaaatcaaaaaattctgATTTTACTCACCAAACATTGACGAATATTTTGATTGCCTATAAAGTGTCATCAtggaatgacattcgtggaagaCGTGACGAACAAAACCAAATCGATGCTCAAAAATGTTATTTTCAAAAGGATTTTTGAGTATTGATTTGCTTTTCATGATGAAATTTTGCAAGCATTCAAAACATTCTTAAAGTTTGCATACCGGCCTAATGTGAGTTTGAGCTGAGAGGGGCATTTTCGATTGCAACAACCGTTACTTCGTGATTTTCGTGTTCCAAGCTCAAGGTCCACGTCCATCGGTGGATGTAGTTACTTCGCGATATTAAAGCCACAACATGATTTTAGTTAACTAGCCAAAAAGCTTGCATTGCAACAATACAAATAACAATAATTATTATTTCCATGTTCCAAGCTCAATAAATTGATTTGCTTCGCTATGGAGAAAACTATGAACCTGGGTTGGCTGCACAAAGATCCTCTGTCATTTAGCTAATATAATAAAATAAGAAAAGATGAGGAGATCATCCCGGATACGCCAAGAACTCCGAGTCTAAGCCAAATTCCAGCGCGCGACCCCATCCGTGCGTCTGTTTGGAGTAGAACGAACGAATAGCGCGGCCCCAAACGAACAAATATCCGGATTCCGTCCGTTTTCGACCCATCCCCTGCCCAAACTTGCGCCGGGTTTGGGGTGAAACGGACATCACGCGGGCGGGCTCGACGCACGCCCTTGTCCCCCCGTGGCCCGCCTGTCGGGGACACTAGCAGTCCCTTCGCTTCCAATGCCTCCACCCCTCTCCccgccccaccccgccgccggcgccgtcaCTATTCTCCAGCCGCCTCCTCACTGTGCACCCCCCGGCCGTCCATACCAAACCACGTCTCGACATGGGCGCCACCACGCCCGCGCTTTCGCCGTATTTTAGCCGTCGATTGGAGGAGATTTGGCCATCGCCATCGTAGCCGGCGGAAGAGGGGATACGACCGCCGGCGACGTACCACGACGGCCACGGCAGCTTCCGACGAGTGCTCCAGAGCGGCCAGTAGCCGGCAGCCAACCACCCCTGCTGCATCGAGGTGATCATCGCGACCCCTTTGCCACCACGTCCGCACGGTGTTCGACACTTTGCCCACAAAGGTATGGACAGTGGAGATGACTTTTTTTCCACCACTTCATTTATTAATCGGACGATTCGTCGTCGGATGAT
This sequence is a window from Aegilops tauschii subsp. strangulata cultivar AL8/78 chromosome 7, Aet v6.0, whole genome shotgun sequence. Protein-coding genes within it:
- the LOC109766695 gene encoding uncharacterized protein, with the protein product MPSSSAADSGHGVATATAPSRDTAVEGFVSSLRTQDEVDVLCQKHGVPKDQYTARPAGDLRANSTPPPGSICVYARALEAGLRFPLHGFFREALAHFGIAPAQLTPNGWRVMEGFVALCRSAGVRPSLAVFLRFFYLSAIDRKRKKGWYCLGPMRDSSSLRFTGMPGRGSKAIMGWRHDFFFLSSPEPWHCAVEWGAPSKGSFRKPALTVEENESMVKLLSAHGGVAVDLRNLLPATCPRLRRRRRLWNSNPAVSAAVITTASPPPPSSSTRTTSCSKGMDPSVYEMMKVLLAERAVAQASASAKKRTWEEANGGENDGHSPPLSVVSSVHSPPPQHFLSRHDGYTELLQGAVAQQLELEGKLVAREREAAALRELLEEAKNELAAAKRAADAEREKAKAELAAVEGEVVKTKAELSASLAEAALAASKQAAEAVKTKAELAAAREEVVKTKAELAAAKRSAEAELVQANAVLTAARRAAETELVRVKAKLAAVEAELESAKAAAVQQLLASEEQVRQRAEDALEGYKRWRGRHAPAGRAA